One stretch of Prunus persica cultivar Lovell chromosome G1, Prunus_persica_NCBIv2, whole genome shotgun sequence DNA includes these proteins:
- the LOC109946873 gene encoding uncharacterized protein LOC109946873 → MKIEVEVISKEIIKPSSPTPDHLRYLQLSFLDQLAPPVYNPFVLFYEFNGETQPKITEISSHLKKSLADVLTLFYPLAGRVFKQNHFVDCNDEGVPYVEAQVKCSLSDFLNNPIPDELKKFIPLELDDIANELALGVQLNIFECGGFAIGQCISHKIADGLSHFMFSKTWAATALGDEPRIELPEFVSAALFPPKEFNIGYDAGIGITKNRVTKRFVFDSSKIESLKTKYKGKDSSGFNSRVLSLENEKGPSRVEALSAFIWSRFVATTKDDAGHDEKHYIVLHSVNLRPRFDPPLPQHCFGNFYRGAMTAPFLLSSGEECNYGAVIMKVRDEINKINNDYIKRLQQGNEHLSVLQESSDNVIRGEVDTFSFSSFCRFPVYDNDFGWGRPVWVSSPPLTFKNLVVFMDTKEADGIEAYISLEEEVMAKFECDTEFLACVSLSGTMPFLVSMTIMKVEVEVISKEIIKPSSPTPDHLRTYHLSFLDQISPPVHNPLVIFYSSEPDTKFNIVDISNQLKKSLSDVLTLFYPLAGRAHGNLFIDCNDEGIPYLETRVNCQLSHVIQNPIPSELNKFIPFQVHEVADLSLGVQLNIFDCGGIALGACVSHKIADALSLFMFIKSWAAISRQEDEHIVCPQFVSATLFPPRNISGFNPRTGITKQNVVTKRFIFDASKIEALKAKYSIDNYSQSLESYQKPPSRVEALSAFIWSRVVASTQVKSEPAPERLYAIVHAVNLRTRIDPPLPEHSFGNLYRIAMTIPSLQTGEECYGLVRQVRDQVRQIDKHYVSKLQQGSEHLDFIKQSSENCFKGEMVTLSFTSLCRFPLYEADFGWGKPTWVGSPPLTFNNLVVFMDAKSGGGIEAYINMKEEDLAKLEGDNEFLACQKQNRSIKSSLAKKIRMKIEVEVITKETIKPSSPTPHHLHHHQLSFLDQLAPHAYVPFLYFYEFNGSTNINQISNLLKTSLSKVLTQYYPFAGRVRNNLFVHCKDQGIPFSEVKVKTHLLSDVITNPCLSELHKLLPFKLDEVTKTALGVQLNVFECGGIAVGLCISHRIADGLSCFTFVNNWAAASNCGPGNKNSIVGPDFSAASIFPPRNMDGYLGVPITNKHEIKTKMFVFDASKVEALRSRYEQIIKVSKTQKRPSKVEALSAFLWDIFVLSRPRERPQTLYAVVYIMDLRSRFKPPLPQHTFGNYYRAAMATPTLPTGEKHHGLVRQVMEEIEKIDNNYMRKFQEGYQEHLDFMKKRTEKAAKGELVTLTFSSVCKFPVYDADFGWGRPTWVSMTAMRISNQIVFMDTRNGDGIESYFSLKEEDMAKFEHNKEFTALLSSPIGNVKENPLARL, encoded by the exons aTGAAGATTGAGGTTGAAGTGATCTCCAAGGAGATTATCAAGCCATCATCTCCAACCCCTGACCATCTTCGCTATTTGCAGCTCTCTTTTCTTGATCAATTAGCTCCCCCAGTCTATAACCCTTTTGTCCTCTTTTATGAATTCAATGGCGAGACACAGCCCAAAATCACTGAAATATCCAGCCATCTCAAAAAGTCCTTGGCCGACGTCTTAACCCTTTTCTACCCGCTAGCCGGTCGAGTCTTCAAACAAAACCATTTTGTTGATTGCAATGATGAGGGCGTTCCCTATGTTGAAGCACAAGTCAAGTGCTCACTTTCTGATTTTCTCAACAATCCAATTCCTGATGAACTCAAGAAGTTCATCCCATTGGAGCTAGACGATATTGCCAATGAACTTGCTCTAGGGGTTCAGCTCAACATATTTGAATGCGGAGGATTTGCTATTGGTCAATGTATTTCTCACAAGATTGCAGATGGATTGTCTCATTTCATGTTCAGTAAAACTTGGGCTGCCACAGCCCTGGGAGATGAACCCCGAATAGAACTTCCAGAGTTTGTTTCAGCAGCCCTCTTCCCTCCAAAGGAGTTCAATATTGGATATGATGCAGGCATTGGCATCACAAAGAACAGAGTAACAAAGAGGTTTGTGTTTGATTCCTCTAAGATAGAGAGTCTCAAAACCAAATATAAAGGGAAGGACAGTTCAGGTTTTAACTCTCGAGTTTTGAGTTTGGAAAACGAAAAAGGACCCTCACGAGTTGAGGCCTTATCTGCTTTCATATGGAGTCGATTTGTGGCCACCACAAAGGATGATGCAGGACATGATGAGAAGCACTACATAGTGCTTCATTCTGTGAACCTGCGACCGAGGTTTGATCCACCACTGCCACAACATTGTTTCGGAAATTTTTACCGTGGTGCCATGACAGCTCCATTCTTATTAAGTAGTGGGGAAGAATGCAATTATGGCGCAGTGATCATGAAGGTGCGAGATGAAATAAACAAGATCAACAATGACTATATCAAAAGACTACAACAGGGCAATGAGCACTTGAGTGTTCTCCAAGAAAGTAGTGATAATGTTATCAGAGGAGAGGTGGATACATTTAGCTTCAGTAGTTTTTGCAGATTTCCTGTgtatgataatgattttggttggGGGAGGCCCGTGTGGGTGAGCTCGCCGCCATTGACATTCAAGAACCTGGTGGTTTTCATGGACACCAAAGAGGCTGATGGAATTGAGGCATACATTAGTTTGGAGGAGGAAGTGATGGCTAAATTTGAATGTGATACCGAGTTCTTGGCTTGTGTTTCTCTAAGTG GTACTATGCCCTTTCTTGTTAGCATG ACGATCATGAAGGTTGAAGTTGAAGTAATCTCCAAAGAGATTATCAAACCATCTTCACCAACTCCTGATCACCTTCGCACATACCACCTCTCCTTTCTTGACCAGATATCTCCCCCGGTCCATAATCCTTTGGTCATATTCTATTCCTCAGAGCCCGATACAAAATTCAATATTGTTGACATATCCAATCAGCTCAAGAAATCCCTCTCCGATGTCTTAACTCTATTCTACCCACTAGCCGGACGAGCCCATGGCAACTTGTTCATTGATTGCAATGATGAGGGCATACCATACTTGGAAACTCGAGTTAATTGTCAACTCTCTCACGTCatccaaaacccaattccaagTGAACTCAACAAATTCATTCCATTTCAAGTACATGAAGTTGCTGATCTTTCCCTTGGTGTCCAACTCAACATCTTTGACTGTGGTGGCATAGCTCTTGGTGCTTGCGTTTCCCACAAGATTGCAGATGCTTTGTCACTTTTCATGTTCATCAAAAGTTGGGCAGCCATTTCCAGACAAGAAGATGAACATATAGTGTGCCCCCAATTTGTATCAGCCACACTCTTCCCACCAAGAAACATATCCGGGTTTAATCCAAGGACTGGTATCACAAAGCAGAATGTTGTAACAAAGAGATTTATCTTTGATGCTTCAAAGATAGAGGCTCTTAAAGCAAAATATAGTATTGATAATTACAGCCAAAGCTTAGAAAGCTACCAAAAACCCCCTTCTCGTGTGGAAGCTTTGTCAGCCTTCATATGGAGCCGCGTTGTGGCAAGCACTCAAGTGAAGTCAGAACCGGCACCCGAGAGGCTGTATGCCATTGTTCATGCAGTGAACCTACGTACAAGAATTGACCCTCCTCTGCCTGAACACTCATTTGGAAATCTCTACAGAATTGCAATGACAATCCCATCGCTGCAAACAGGGGAGGAGTGCTATGGCCTCGTGAGGCAGGTGAGGGACCAAGTGAGACAAATCGACAAACACTACGTCAGCAAACTGCAGCAGGGCAGTGAGCACTTGGATTTCATCAAACAGAGCTCTGAGAACTGCTTCAAGGGAGAGATGGTGACGCTGAGCTTCACTAGTCTGTGTAGATTTCCTCTGTACGAAGCTGATTTTGGGTGGGGAAAACCCACTTGGGTTGGCTCACCTCCCCTGACTTTCAATAACTTGGTTGTTTTCATGGACGCCAAGTCTGGTGGTGGAATAGAAGCATATATTAACATGAAGGAAGAGGACTTGGCTAAACTTGAAGGTGACAATGAGTTCCTTGCATGT caaaagcaaaacagaTCGATCAAAAGTTCTCTAGCAAAGAAGATCAGGATGAAGATTGAAGTTGAAGTAATCACCAAAGAGACAATCAAACCATCTTCTCCAACCCCTCAccatctccaccaccaccagctcTCCTTTCTGGATCAATTAGCACCCCATGCCTATGTTCCTTTTCTCTACTTCTATGAATTCAATGGCTCCACAAACATCAATCAAATCTCCAACCTCCTCAAGACTTCTCTATCCAAAGTCTTGACCCAATACTACCCTTTTGCTGGGAGAGTCAGAAACAACCTTTTTGTTCACTGCAAAGACCAAGGCATCCCATTTTCTGAAGTTAAAGTCAAAACCCATCTGCTCTCTGATGTCATCACCAACCCCTGCCTCTCTGAGCTCCACAAACTGCTGCCATTCAAGCTGGATGAAGTCACAAAAACAGCCCTTGGTGTCCAGCTCAATGTGTTTGAATGTGGAGGAATTGCTGTTGGGTTATGCATCTCACACAGAATTGCAGACGGCCTCTCATGTTTTACATTTGTGAACAATTGGGCAGCTGCTTCTAATTGTGGACCGGGGAACAAAAATTCTATTGTGGGTCCAGATTTTTCTGCAGCTTCAATTTTCCCACCAAGAAATATGGATGGGTATTTAGGGGTTCCTATCACCAACAAGCATGAGATCAAAACCAAGATGTTTGTGTTTGATGCATCAAAGGTTGAGGCTTTGAGATCAAGATATGAACAGATCATCAAGGTCTCAAAAACCCAGAAACGGCCATCAAAAGTTGAGGCCTTGTCTGCTTTTTTATGGGACATCTTTGTTTTGTCAAGGCCTAGGGAAAGACCTCAAACGTTGTACGCAGTTGTTTATATCATGGATCTTCGTTCCAGGTTCAAGCCACCTCTGCCTCAGCATACTTTTGGAAATTATTACAGGGCTGCCATGGCAACTCCAACTCTGCCTACCGGTGAGAAGCATCATGGATTGGTGAGGCAGGTGATGGAGGAAATTGAGAAGATTGACAATAATTATATGAGGAAATTCCAAGAGGGGTATCAAGAACATCTGGAtttcatgaagaaaagaacgGAGAAGGCTGCAAAAGGAGAGCTGGTCACATTGACTTTTTCTAGTGTATGCAAGTTTCCTGTGTACGACGCAGATTTTGGTTGGGGAAGGCCTACATGGGTGAGCATGACTGCTATGCGTATCAGTAATCAAATAGTCTTCATGGACACCAGAAATGGTGATGGAATTGAGTCTTATTTTAGCTTGAAAGAGGAAGACATGGCCAAGTTCGAACATAACAAAGAGTTCACGGCGTTGCTTAGCTCCCCAATTGGTAATGTCAAGGAAAATCCACTTGCACGTCTTTAA
- the LOC109950432 gene encoding vinorine synthase-like: MKVEVEVISKEIIKPSSPTPDHLRTYHLSFLDQISPPVHNPLVIFYSSEPDTKFNIVDISNQLKKSLSDVLTLFYPLAGRAHGNLFIDCNDEGIPYLETRVNCQLSHVIQNPIPSELNKFIPFQVHEVADLSLGVQLNIFDCGGIALGACVSHKIADALSLFMFIKSWAAISRQEDEHIVCPQFVSATLFPPRNISGFNPRTGITKQNVVTKRFIFDASKIEALKAKYSIDNYSQSLESYQKPPSRVEALSAFIWSRVVASTQVKSEPAPERLYAIVHAVNLRTRIDPPLPEHSFGNLYRIAMTIPSLQTGEECYGLVRQVRDQVRQIDKHYVSKLQQGSEHLDFIKQSSENCFKGEMVTLSFTSLCRFPLYEADFGWGKPTWVGSPPLTFNNLVVFMDAKSGGGIEAYINMKEEDLAKLEGDNEFLACVSPHGFK, encoded by the coding sequence ATGAAGGTTGAAGTTGAAGTAATCTCCAAAGAGATTATCAAACCATCTTCACCAACTCCTGATCACCTTCGCACATACCACCTCTCCTTTCTTGACCAGATATCTCCCCCGGTCCATAATCCTTTGGTCATATTCTATTCCTCAGAGCCCGATACAAAATTCAATATTGTTGACATATCCAATCAGCTCAAGAAATCCCTCTCCGATGTCTTAACTCTATTCTACCCACTAGCCGGACGAGCCCATGGCAACTTGTTCATTGATTGCAATGATGAGGGCATACCATACTTGGAAACTCGAGTTAATTGTCAACTCTCTCACGTCatccaaaacccaattccaagTGAACTCAACAAATTCATTCCATTTCAAGTACATGAAGTTGCTGATCTTTCCCTTGGTGTCCAACTCAACATCTTTGACTGTGGTGGCATAGCTCTTGGTGCTTGCGTTTCCCACAAGATTGCAGATGCTTTGTCACTTTTCATGTTCATCAAAAGTTGGGCAGCCATTTCCAGACAAGAAGATGAACATATAGTGTGCCCCCAATTTGTATCAGCCACACTCTTCCCACCAAGAAACATATCCGGGTTTAATCCAAGGACTGGTATCACAAAGCAGAATGTTGTAACAAAGAGATTTATCTTTGATGCTTCAAAGATAGAGGCTCTTAAAGCAAAATATAGTATTGATAATTACAGCCAAAGCTTAGAAAGCTACCAAAAACCCCCTTCTCGTGTGGAAGCTTTGTCAGCCTTCATATGGAGCCGCGTTGTGGCAAGCACTCAAGTGAAGTCAGAACCGGCACCCGAGAGGCTGTATGCCATTGTTCATGCAGTGAACCTACGTACAAGAATTGACCCTCCTCTGCCTGAACACTCATTTGGAAATCTCTACAGAATTGCAATGACAATCCCATCGCTGCAAACAGGGGAGGAGTGCTATGGCCTCGTGAGGCAGGTGAGGGACCAAGTGAGACAAATCGACAAACACTACGTCAGCAAACTGCAGCAGGGCAGTGAGCACTTGGATTTCATCAAACAGAGCTCTGAGAACTGCTTCAAGGGAGAGATGGTGACGCTGAGCTTCACTAGTCTGTGTAGATTTCCTCTGTACGAAGCTGATTTTGGGTGGGGAAAACCCACTTGGGTTGGCTCACCTCCCCTGACTTTCAATAACTTGGTTGTTTTCATGGACGCCAAGTCTGGTGGTGGAATAGAAGCATATATTAACATGAAGGAAGAGGACTTGGCTAAACTTGAAGGTGACAATGAGTTCCTTGCATGTGTTTCTCCACATGGGTTCAAGTGA
- the LOC109946874 gene encoding vinorine synthase-like — protein sequence MKVEVISKEIIKPSSPTPDHLLHYQFSFLDQIAPQVYNPLLLFYEHNAKTQPNSTEISHNLKNSLCEVLNLFYPLAGRIKNNQFIHCNDEGIPFVEARVLDCTLSDVLSNPIPGELNKFMPFELDDITNSLPLGVQLNIFQCGGFAIGQCVSHKIADGSSYFMFSKIWAAIARGDQANINPPEFVSSTLFPPKEFNIGFDGSVGITKDRVTKRFVFDASQIENLRERYEQSMHNIKKRPTRVETLSTFLWSRFVAATKDSTLNKLYRVVHAVNLRPRFDPPLPQSFFGNLFRLAITAPLQIPSSGGSDEECGHGVVIPVVREAIDNIDNEYIKKLQKQGDEHLGVMKKRADSFKRGEMATSLYFSSYCRFPLYDNDFGWGRPTWVGSPALTYKNVVLFMDTKEGGGIEAYVSLEEEVMAKFECDSELLSYVAPGAPMLRK from the coding sequence ATGAAGGTTGAAGTAATCTCCAAAGAGATTATCAAACCATCTTCTCCAACCCCTGACCATCTTCTCCACTACCAATTCTCCTTTCTTGATCAAATAGCTCCCCAAGTCTACAACCCTTTGCTCCTCTTTTATGAACACAATGCCAAGACACAACCCAACAGCACTGAAATATCCCACAACCTAAAGAACTCATTATGCGAGGTCTTAAACCTTTTCTACCCTCTAGCCGGGCGCATCAAGAACAACCAGTTCATACATTGCAATGACGAGGGCATCCCTTTCGTCGAAGCTCGAGTACTGGATTGCACACTTTCTGATGTTCTCAGCAACCCTATACCTGGTGAGCTTAACAAGTTCATGCCCTTTGAACTTGATGATATTACCAATTCATTGCCCCTAGGGGTCCAACTCAACATATTTCAATGTGGAGGCTTTGCAATTGGTCAATGCGTTTCTCACAAGATTGCTGATGGGTCGTCGTATTTCATGTTTAGCAAAATTTGGGCAGCCATTGCTCGCGGAGACCAAGCCAACATAAACCCTCCGGAGTTTGTCTCATCCACACTCTTCCCACCAAAGGAGTTTAATATTGGATTTGATGGTAGCGTTGGCATCACAAAGGATAGAGTAACAAAGCGGTTTGTGTTTGATGCCTCTCAAATAGAGAACCTCCGAGAAAGATATGAACAAAGTATGCACAATATCAAGAAACGCCCAACACGTGTGGAAACCTTATCCACTTTCTTATGGAGTCGGTTTGTTGCGGCTACAAAGGATAGTACCTTGAATAAGTTGTACAGGGTGGTACATGCTGTGAACTTGCGTCCGAGGTTTGATCCACCATTGCCTCAAAGTTTTTTTGGGAATCTTTTTCGTTTGGCCATTACAGCTCCACTGCAAATTCCAAGTAGTGGTGGTAGCGATGAAGAATGTGGTCATGGCGTGGTGATCCCAGTGGTACGAGAAGCAATAGACAATATAGACAATGAGTACATAAAGAAATTACAAAAGCAAGGTGATGAGCACTTAGGTGTGATGAAAAAACGAGCTGATAGTTTTAAGAGAGGAGAGATGGCTACATCACTTTACTTTAGTAGCTATTGTAGATTTCCTCTTTATGACAATGATTTTGGTTGGGGGAGGCCTACATGGGTCGGCTCACCGGCACTCACCTACAAGAACGTTGTGCTTTTCATGGACACAAAAGAGGGTGGTGGAATAGAGGCATATGTTAGTTTGGAGGAGGAAGTCATGGCTAAGTTTGAATGTGATAGCGAGTTGCTCTCCTATGTTGCTCCGGGTGCTCCTATGCTAAGGAAATAA
- the LOC109946877 gene encoding uncharacterized protein LOC109946877: MPDMFKGDSNPKNHLKHFKSVMILHKADDALMCKTFATTLLGAAQDWFHTLPSGSINSFNELTYVFTKEYTSYRTIKKNPNHLYNLCKKSDESLRDYIKKFKAKKSNIVGCDDRIASSAFKKGFPAEHDLCRKLTITLSQTLAEVYATAECHALWDDDRIAAKKSTKQEDQPTKRAGQRSYGFRNMNKDKRRSHPQGELRQERTTPSSPSSYIKS, from the coding sequence ATGCCTGACATGTTCAAGGGGGATTCCAATCCCAAGAACCATCtaaaacacttcaaaagtgTCATGATCCTCCACAAGGCCGACGACGCGCTCATGTGCAAAACGTTTGCGACGACCTTGCTAGGAGCCGCccaagactggttccacactCTGCCATCCGGGTCGATCAACAGCTTCAATGAGCTAACTTACGTCTTCACCAAAGAATACACCTCTTATCGAacaatcaagaagaaccctaaCCACCTGTACAACCTGTGCAAGAAGTCCGACGAATCccttcgagattacatcaagaaATTCAAAGCAAAAAAGTCCAACATTGTAGGATGTGATGACCGAATCGCATCCTCTGCTTTCAAGAAAGGCTTTCCAGCTGAACACGACTTGTGTCGCAAGCTGACTATCACTCTCAGCCAGACTCTGGCAGAGGTCTACGCCACCGCAGAATGCCACGCGCTCTGGGATGACGATCGAATCGCTGCAAAAAAGTCAACTAAACAGGAAGATCAGCCAACTAAGCGGGCAGGCCAAAGAAGCTATGGATTTAGAAACATGAACAAGGACAAGCGCAGGTCGCACCCACAAGGGGAGCTACGGCAGGAgagaactacaccaagttcACCATCCTCATACATCAAATCTTAG